One window of the Posidoniimonas polymericola genome contains the following:
- a CDS encoding PEP-CTERM sorting domain-containing protein (PEP-CTERM proteins occur, often in large numbers, in the proteomes of bacteria that also encode an exosortase, a predicted intramembrane cysteine proteinase. The presence of a PEP-CTERM domain at a protein's C-terminus predicts cleavage within the sorting domain, followed by covalent anchoring to some some component of the (usually Gram-negative) cell surface. Many PEP-CTERM proteins exhibit an unusual sequence composition that includes large numbers of potential glycosylation sites. Expression of one such protein has been shown restore the ability of a bacterium to form floc, a type of biofilm.) yields MTTCNRISSLLLAQLLRKQLVVAAALLVTAAGSAFAGTLATTSLAYNDGAGPDGGIWRGSVTVSATSFTNDEVDAVVDFAVFPPGPRFQQYLDDNGYAGVDPSNGDAVYAYQISSVSAAVPGIGSLSVGIDASDIVSLITSVATGVAGEVSPTADSNQGGTSAFWSFGNPVGVGGLSSILVITSPTVPAYDTLQLTSGIAGPNPSPLVPSPTDSLEPFREVPEPVSIGLLMSVALCGVSLRCKR; encoded by the coding sequence ATGACGACTTGCAACAGGATTTCTTCCCTTCTGCTGGCTCAATTGCTGCGTAAGCAGCTTGTAGTAGCGGCAGCCCTCCTCGTGACTGCGGCTGGATCCGCCTTCGCCGGAACCCTGGCTACGACTTCCCTGGCTTACAATGACGGGGCGGGTCCCGATGGCGGCATATGGCGCGGCAGCGTCACCGTGTCCGCCACCTCGTTCACCAATGACGAAGTTGACGCCGTTGTCGACTTCGCCGTCTTCCCACCGGGCCCCCGGTTTCAGCAGTACCTGGACGACAACGGCTACGCGGGCGTCGATCCGTCCAATGGCGATGCCGTTTACGCCTACCAGATCAGCTCAGTGTCGGCTGCGGTGCCGGGTATCGGTTCGCTGTCCGTCGGTATCGACGCCTCAGACATCGTTTCCCTGATTACTTCGGTCGCTACCGGCGTCGCGGGAGAGGTCTCCCCCACGGCCGACTCCAACCAGGGCGGCACGTCGGCGTTCTGGAGCTTCGGCAACCCTGTCGGCGTTGGAGGCCTCAGCTCTATTTTGGTGATCACCAGCCCCACCGTGCCGGCCTACGACACCCTCCAGCTGACCTCCGGGATCGCCGGTCCCAACCCAAGCCCACTTGTGCCGAGCCCCACGGACAGCCTCGAGCCGTTCCGTGAGGTGCCCGAGCCAGTATCAATTGGCTTGCTGATGAGCGTCGCACTGTGCGGTGTTTCCCTGAGGTGTAAACGGTAA